Proteins encoded in a region of the Streptomyces akebiae genome:
- a CDS encoding flavin-containing monooxygenase: MTHSPHPVPLPGHVDVLIVGAGISGIDAAYRVRSRCPDRSYAVVESRESLGGTWDLFRYPGVRADSDIYTLSFPFQPWTGDNSMADGDEILDYLRRTVERFDIDRHIHCSTKVVAADWSGATARWTVTVEQGAGADGPRRSTVTCSFLYLCTGYYDYERGHDPRFPGVESFAGTVVEPQFWPDGLDHTGKRVVVIGSGATAITVVPAMARDAAKVTMLQRTPTWISALPRRDRFAARVRRRLPAGPAHRVIRARNAAYSNGFYHYCRRFPDRARTLLTRAAARRIGEDTVREHFTPPYAPWDQRVCITADADLFKAIQREEVDVVTDHIESFVAEGIRLRSGRVLPADIVVTATGLRMLAFGHIAVSLDGEPVDPARHLLWRGAMLSDVPNFALCFGYVNLSWTMRADLTARLVCRVLNHMRRADLAAVTAAAEPGVRERPMVELASGYVQRGVQSFPRQGHRAPWRMRQTYLLDVADIARASLRRELRGVPRAAVRPAGDDVRTGG, from the coding sequence ATGACCCACTCCCCGCACCCCGTCCCGCTGCCCGGCCATGTCGACGTCCTGATCGTCGGGGCGGGGATCTCCGGTATCGATGCCGCGTACCGGGTGCGGTCGCGGTGTCCCGATCGGTCGTACGCCGTGGTGGAGTCCCGCGAGTCCCTGGGCGGGACGTGGGATCTGTTCCGGTATCCGGGCGTCCGCGCCGACTCCGACATCTACACGCTCAGCTTTCCGTTCCAGCCGTGGACCGGCGACAACTCCATGGCCGACGGGGACGAGATCCTCGACTACCTCCGGCGCACGGTGGAGCGGTTCGACATCGACCGCCACATCCACTGCTCCACGAAGGTGGTCGCGGCCGACTGGTCCGGCGCGACGGCCCGTTGGACCGTCACCGTCGAGCAGGGCGCCGGCGCGGACGGGCCGCGGCGGTCCACCGTGACCTGCTCGTTCCTCTACCTGTGCACCGGCTACTACGACTACGAGCGCGGGCACGACCCGCGGTTCCCGGGCGTCGAGTCCTTCGCCGGCACGGTGGTCGAGCCGCAGTTCTGGCCGGACGGACTCGACCACACCGGCAAGCGCGTCGTCGTGATCGGCAGCGGCGCGACCGCGATCACGGTGGTCCCCGCGATGGCACGTGACGCGGCAAAGGTGACCATGCTGCAGCGCACCCCGACCTGGATCAGCGCGTTGCCGCGGCGGGACCGGTTCGCCGCCAGGGTCCGGCGCCGGCTGCCCGCCGGACCGGCGCACCGGGTCATCAGGGCACGCAACGCCGCCTACTCCAACGGCTTCTACCACTACTGCCGACGCTTCCCCGACCGGGCGCGGACGCTGCTGACCAGGGCCGCCGCGCGTCGGATCGGCGAGGACACGGTACGGGAGCACTTCACCCCGCCGTACGCGCCGTGGGACCAGAGGGTGTGCATCACGGCGGACGCGGACCTCTTCAAGGCGATCCAGCGCGAGGAGGTCGACGTGGTCACCGATCACATCGAGAGCTTCGTCGCCGAGGGGATCCGCTTGCGGTCGGGCCGGGTGCTGCCGGCCGACATCGTGGTGACCGCGACCGGGCTGCGCATGCTGGCGTTCGGCCACATCGCGGTGAGCCTCGACGGCGAGCCGGTCGACCCCGCGCGTCACCTGCTGTGGCGGGGCGCCATGCTCAGCGACGTGCCGAACTTCGCCCTCTGCTTCGGCTACGTCAACCTCTCCTGGACGATGCGGGCCGATCTCACCGCGCGGCTGGTGTGCCGCGTCCTCAACCACATGCGCCGCGCGGACCTCGCGGCGGTCACGGCGGCCGCGGAGCCCGGCGTCCGCGAACGGCCCATGGTCGAGCTGGCGTCCGGGTACGTCCAACGGGGCGTCCAGAGCTTCCCCCGGCAGGGCCACCGCGCCCCGTGGCGGATGCGCCAGACCTATCTGCTGGACGTGGCCGACATCGCGCGCGCGAGCCTGCGCCGCGAGTTGCGCGGCGTGCCCCGCGCGGCGGTGCGTCCGGCCGGCGACGACGTCCGGACGGGAGGCTGA
- a CDS encoding AraC family transcriptional regulator — protein sequence MQMEIRAAAIRGIDRLIDDLGGDGTALLAEFGVSPGDLDSEHGLLPTVTAGRILRTATKKLDCPDFGLRLAAYQDMSMLGPLALAVENCDTVGEGLDCASRFLFVHNQGIRLRRERDPEHYAGVGAVEYRMLHPDIPYEPQTIDAGLGLLHRNLVTMSGGYELLGVYLPHPPLTDESVYTDFFGAPVRFDTGRALLRVPTKLFAQPMSTPVDPELRRMVVEYLEAHYTDPRESVTAMVRSAISGALGTVPARIDLVAQWLHMHPRTLQRRLAQEGTSFQAILDDVRKNAAHRLLTRSDMPLSQVASSVELAGQAALTRAARRWFGRTPTQVRRDAGRMSAAARVAQR from the coding sequence ATGCAGATGGAGATCCGGGCGGCCGCGATCCGCGGCATCGATCGGCTGATCGATGATCTCGGTGGCGACGGAACGGCGCTGTTGGCCGAGTTCGGCGTTTCGCCCGGTGATCTGGATTCCGAGCACGGGCTGTTGCCGACGGTGACGGCCGGGCGGATCCTGCGCACGGCCACGAAGAAGCTGGACTGTCCGGATTTCGGCCTGCGTCTGGCGGCGTACCAGGACATGTCGATGCTCGGGCCGCTGGCCCTCGCGGTCGAGAACTGCGACACGGTCGGCGAGGGGCTGGACTGCGCGTCACGATTCCTGTTCGTGCACAACCAGGGCATTCGTCTGCGGCGTGAACGGGATCCCGAACACTATGCGGGCGTGGGGGCGGTCGAGTACCGGATGCTGCATCCGGACATCCCGTACGAGCCGCAGACGATCGACGCGGGTCTGGGGCTGCTGCACCGCAACCTCGTCACGATGAGCGGGGGATACGAACTGCTCGGGGTCTACCTGCCCCACCCGCCGCTGACCGACGAGTCGGTGTACACCGACTTCTTCGGGGCGCCGGTCCGGTTCGACACCGGCCGCGCCCTGCTGCGGGTGCCGACGAAGCTCTTCGCCCAGCCGATGTCGACCCCGGTCGATCCCGAACTGCGCCGCATGGTCGTGGAGTACCTGGAGGCGCACTACACCGATCCTCGCGAGAGCGTCACGGCCATGGTGCGATCGGCGATCAGCGGCGCGCTCGGTACGGTGCCGGCGCGGATCGATCTGGTCGCGCAGTGGCTGCACATGCATCCACGCACGTTGCAGCGGCGACTGGCGCAGGAGGGCACCTCGTTCCAGGCGATCCTCGACGACGTCCGCAAGAACGCGGCACACCGGTTGCTGACGCGGAGCGACATGCCGCTCTCGCAGGTCGCGTCGTCGGTGGAGCTGGCCGGACAGGCGGCACTGACCCGTGCCGCGCGCCGTTGGTTCGGCAGGACGCCGACGCAGGTTCGTCGTGACGCCGGGCGTATGTCCGCCGCAGCGCGTGTCGCGCAGAGGTAA
- a CDS encoding PaaI family thioesterase gives MNSPLSASSRTPQDPAAENLKHQREAIAALGHELRLLVDATVRTEASPETTQRLADGVRALTGQLIGRRRSPADIPEVDEFPGGVRMYSPVTGPGSPMAPPMRVAPYEGGVVGRCLLGIAHEGPPGYGHGGISAMLLDELMGWACAAAGRPGMTISLQTRYRGPVPLETPLRVRAHVTATDDRKIYTKGSIATEEAPSTVLVEADGIFVAPDPDVARALFPILDNAQ, from the coding sequence ATGAACTCGCCTCTCTCCGCCTCAAGCCGCACCCCGCAGGATCCGGCAGCCGAGAACCTGAAGCACCAGCGAGAAGCGATCGCCGCTCTCGGCCACGAGTTGCGCCTGCTCGTCGATGCGACCGTCCGCACCGAGGCCTCCCCGGAAACCACGCAGCGCCTGGCGGACGGCGTCCGAGCCCTCACCGGACAGCTCATCGGCCGCCGCCGCTCACCGGCGGACATCCCGGAGGTGGACGAATTCCCGGGCGGGGTACGGATGTACAGCCCCGTCACCGGTCCCGGCAGCCCGATGGCCCCGCCGATGCGGGTGGCTCCGTACGAAGGCGGCGTCGTGGGTCGGTGCCTCCTCGGCATCGCCCATGAAGGACCACCCGGCTACGGACACGGCGGCATCAGCGCCATGCTCCTCGACGAACTGATGGGCTGGGCATGCGCCGCCGCCGGCAGACCGGGCATGACCATCTCACTCCAGACGCGCTATCGGGGACCGGTTCCCCTGGAAACCCCCTTGCGGGTACGCGCCCACGTCACGGCGACCGACGACCGCAAGATCTACACGAAGGGCTCGATCGCCACGGAAGAGGCCCCGTCCACCGTGCTCGTGGAGGCGGACGGCATCTTTGTCGCACCGGACCCGGACGTCGCACGCGCCCTTTTCCCGATCCTCGACAACGCGCAGTAG
- a CDS encoding TetR/AcrR family transcriptional regulator produces MPKSSAPSRDRIVAGAADMISRRGLSATSIREMAKHAKAPLGSTYHYFPQGKQQLATEAVRYTGDWVARSLRRELEAGPAAGLSAFLDLWRRIVVESDFHAGCPVLAVAIEEPPADEVPPALAAAAEVFELWETLLAASLREHGAETEQAAQLATLVVAAVEGTVAMCRAKRSTQPLDHTAEQLQSLIAAATRA; encoded by the coding sequence ATGCCCAAGAGCAGCGCGCCGTCGCGCGATCGGATCGTGGCCGGTGCCGCCGACATGATCAGTCGGCGTGGTCTGAGCGCCACGAGCATCCGGGAGATGGCCAAGCACGCCAAGGCGCCGCTCGGCTCGACCTATCACTACTTCCCCCAGGGCAAGCAGCAGTTGGCCACGGAAGCCGTCCGCTACACCGGCGACTGGGTGGCCCGGAGCCTGCGCAGAGAGCTGGAGGCGGGGCCCGCCGCAGGCCTGAGTGCCTTTCTCGACCTGTGGCGCAGGATCGTCGTGGAGAGCGACTTCCATGCCGGATGCCCCGTCCTGGCGGTCGCCATCGAGGAGCCCCCGGCCGACGAGGTCCCGCCCGCCTTGGCGGCCGCGGCCGAGGTCTTCGAGCTGTGGGAGACCCTGTTGGCCGCCTCCCTGCGGGAGCACGGTGCCGAAACCGAGCAGGCCGCGCAGCTCGCGACACTCGTCGTCGCCGCGGTCGAGGGGACGGTGGCCATGTGCCGCGCCAAGCGCAGCACCCAGCCCCTCGACCACACCGCCGAACAGCTCCAGTCCCTCATCGCCGCCGCCACCAGGGCGTGA